The following are encoded together in the Platichthys flesus chromosome 9, fPlaFle2.1, whole genome shotgun sequence genome:
- the LOC133961161 gene encoding uncharacterized protein LOC133961161, whose product MVHSGSASPMKTSPTASPHLTAPATAPPLQVTPPLVPPLRDTSGQGLTQTPAKHLNTDPTSIRPPQPSTPSPADAEPPVVTPALTSTSSPASSWSSTQTTTPAQGPVNGRTSGRKRTPKACDCCGPNSKGHNVKNSGRGRGRGAFKDLWDTPNRKVGAKLTLTNSSDLTKEMGEEAEDENDMYKKEQTTVIMADTHILTDTHTLPPLPVTSLQDGTKTNCAAPQKSCTQNNEDMLIKESGVSGEGGKGCGVNRDVEMRLSGMPARRALVVRGRGRGMMTGAMFASKMKVEVRIKSQGGGCVVTGSKVDASAQSMVAHSLEENKDAQMDHGVQTHPTTFKSPFCNGDTVNLTDSESEEEANLIMSELGNGLLSNSRQYSPASRSNTPQDIDSDVDQALDGADHGSLPVTLSNGNHRSTPMEVETSQCPIAVDSVQHHWALGDHRLYCQPGTWEKKQMEEVSEKDLSEEAGMDVKMSNEENLEQLTDMVNDFLESFYIKYGSFIPLTETDVVEHLKKNGKSDFSKWGLDIKREMTRYRSSLASAPVAGFMVMYNKHSLGLEDLGTLEEQNWLNDQIINMYGELIMEATQHKVHFFNSFFHKQLVAKGYDGVKRWTKKVDLFSKWLLLIPIHLEIHWSLVTVTMATKTISYYDSQGIVFRHTTDNIMKYLQSEAREKEQTAFQKGWKITIIKGIPQQRNDSDCGVFVLEYCRRLSVRQPLLFSQEDMPLIRKRIYKEMCDCRLND is encoded by the exons ATGGTTCACAGCGGCTCTGCTTCCccaatgaaaacatcacctaCAGCATCGCCTCATTTAACTGCTCCTGCTACAGCACCTCCTCTGCAAGTTACGCCTCCCCTGGTGCCTCCCCTTAGAGATACCTCTGGTCAGGGCCTAACACAGACCCCTGCAAAACACCTCAACACAGACCCTACCTCAATCCGCCCCCCTCAGCCCTCTACCCCGTCGCCTGCTGATGCAGAACCTCCTGTTGTAACACCAGCACTTACAAGCACCTCAAGCCCAGCCTCATCCTGGTCTTCTACGCAGACAACAACGCCTGCTCAGGGCCCAGTCAATGGCCGTACCTCAGGAAGGAAGAGGACTCCCAAGGCCTGTGATTGCTGCGGACCAAACAGTAAAGGACACAATGTCAAAAACTCGGgcagggggagagggaggggagctTTCAAGGACCTCTGGGACACCCCAAACAGAAAAGTGGGGGCCAAGCTGACACTTACCAATAGCTCTGATTTGACCAAGGAGAtgggagaggaagcagaggatgaaaATGACATGTACAAGAAGGAGCAAACAACTGTAATAATGGCTGATACACACATCCTCACTGATACACACACCCTTCCTCCCCTGCCTGTCACATCCCTGCAAGacggaacaaaaacaaactgtgctGCCCCACAAAAATCATGTACGCAGAATAATGAGGACATGTTGATAAAGGAGTCGGGGGTTtcaggagaaggagggaaaggATGCGGGGTAAACAGAGATGTGGAGATGAGACTGTCGGGTATGCCAGCCAGGAGAGCGTTAGTAGTCCGAGGTAGAGGGAGGGGAATGATGACAGGCGCAATGTTTGCATCGAAAATGAAAGTAGAAGTTAGAATTAAGAGCCAAGGCGGCGGTTGTGTTGTCACTGGTTCTAAAGTGGACGCCTCAGCTCAGTCAATGGTAGCTCACAGTCTGGAGGAGAACAAAGATGCACAGATGGATCACGGGGTGCAGACTCACCCCACCACGTTTAAATCTCCGTTCTGTAATGGGGACACAGTAAATCTGACTGACTCCGAATCTGAAGAAGAGGCTAATTTGATCATGAGTGAACTGGGAAATGGACTGTTATCCAATTCAAGACAGTACAGCCCTGCATCAAGGTCAAATACACCTCAGGATATTGACTCTGACGTGGACCAGGCTCTTGATGGAGCAGACCACGGTTCTTTACCAGTAACTCTTTCTAATGGAAACCACAGATCCACACCTATGGAAGTGGAAACCTCTCAGTGCCCTATCGCAGTGGACAGTGTGCAGCACCACTGGGCATTAGGAGACCACAGGCTCTACTGTCAGCCGGGAACCTGGGAGAAGAAGCAGATGGAAGAAGTGTCGGAGAAGGATCTGTCAGAAGAAGCAGGGATGGACGTGAAGATGTCGAATGAAGAAAATCTGGAGCAGCTCACTGACATGGTCAATG ATTTTCTGGAGAGCTTCTACATAAAGTACGGCAGTTTCATTCCTCTCACTGAGACAGACGTCGTGGAACACCTGAAGAAGAACGGCAAATCTGACTTCAGCAAGTG gGGCCTGGACATTAAACGAGAGATGACTCGGTACAGGTCGAGCCTGGCCTCTGCTCCCGTCGCAGGCTTCATGGTGATGTATAATAAACACTCTCTGGGCCTGGAGGACCTGGGGACACTGGAAGAACAGAACTGGCTTAATGACCAG ATCATCAACATGTATGGAGAACTCATTAtggaagcaacacaacacaag GTTCATTTTTTCAACAGCTTTTTTCATAAGCAGCTTGTTGCCAAGGGCTACGATGGAGTGAAGAGATGGACTAAAAAA GTCGACCTCTTCTCCAAGTGGCTGCTGCTAATTCCCATTCATTTAGAAATCCACTGGTCTCTCGTCACAGTCACCATGGCCACCAAAACCATCAGCTACTACGACAGCCAGGGCATCGTCTTCAGACACACCACCGAC AACATTATGAAGTACCTCCAGTCTGAAGCCAGAGAGAAGGAACAGACGGCGTTTCAGAAAGGCTGGAAAATTACTATCATCAAG GGAATTCCTCAGCAGAGAAACGACAGCGACTGTGGAGTTTTTGTCCTGGAG TACTGCCGCCGTCTGTCAGTGAGGCAGCCGCTGCTGTTCAGTCAGGAGGACATGCCGCTCATCCGCAAGAGGATCTACAAAGAAATGTGTGACTGTCGCCTCAACGACTGA